A genome region from Oenanthe melanoleuca isolate GR-GAL-2019-014 chromosome 2, OMel1.0, whole genome shotgun sequence includes the following:
- the LOC130249079 gene encoding prolactin-releasing peptide-like gives MWHSISWTPRAQWSPNHLKLVTVYVLMLLVSLSFASGQSRPFKHQIDNRSPEIDPFWYVGRGVRPIGRFGKRQLRSSRGSLRPVSRHLDFIFNALWEQNSLDTEDSDW, from the exons ATGTGGCATTCAATCTCCTGGACACCACGTGCCCAGTGGTCACCAAACCACTTAAAGCTAGTCACTGTCTATGTCCTGATGCTCTTGGTGTCGCTCAGCTTTGCGTCGGGACAGAGCAGGCCATTTAAACATCAGATAGACAACAGAA GTCCTGAGATTGATCCTTTTTGGTATGTGGGCCGCGGTGTTCGCCCCATCGGCCGCTTTGGGAAGAGGCAGCTGAGAAGCAGCCGTGGCAGCCTGAGGCCTGTGAGCAGACACCTGGATTTCATCTTCAATGCTTTGTGGGAGCAAAATTCATTGGACACAGAGGACAGTGACTGGTGA